One window of the Ananas comosus cultivar F153 linkage group 21, ASM154086v1, whole genome shotgun sequence genome contains the following:
- the LOC109726251 gene encoding salutaridinol 7-O-acetyltransferase-like, whose protein sequence is MAITVDVVSRRTVKPSTPTPPHLRSYQLCWIDQITPVYHLPVVFFYSAADADADLEILKSSLSTALASFYPLAGRMSGNSIVDCGDQGVDFLEARAPGADLSEILSSDEPDLDEVKKFLPCSKGEASCCDSEPTVILSVQATVFRCGGIAVGLCVSHKIADGRSLFSFLQAWAAAARGSSSSENSPSFDGAAVFPPNANAVPYEGEKPPENKPPQVRKRFVLDGPRIAALREKTASSATTRFQAVAGLVWRSALRARPRARAAVATLVLDSRSRTEPPTPIGSFGNRCIAILVGIPRDVVENVASDVTNESANNVLEAEMGAAVEGVDAEYVRRLQGEDGWLRASELTLEEVQKCGGLAEAGFDMNIFSSWLRLPVYEVDFGWGPAAWACTTLLGPSAMVVLPRPPSAGDPQGMEVWASLGEDEMAELQRELDKLVPLNPVHHVGQP, encoded by the coding sequence ATGGCAATCACCGTAGATGTCGTTTCCCGCAGGACCGTGAAACCCTCCACTCCGACCCCTCCCCATCTCCGCTCCTACCAGCTCTGCTGGATCGATCAGATCACCCCCGTCTACCACCTCCCCGTCGTCTTCTTCTACTctgccgccgacgccgacgccgatcTCGAAATTTTGAAATCTTCGTTGTCGACTGCGCTAGCCAGTTTCTATCCGCTCGCCGGCAGGATGAGCGGCAACTCCATCGTCGACTGCGGCGATCAGGGCGTTGACTTCTTGGAAGCCCGCGCGCCCGGCGCCGACCTCTCGGAGATTCTGAGCTCCGACGAACCCGATCTCGACGAGGTGAAGAAGTTCCTCCCTTGTAGCAAAGGCGAGGCCTCTTGCTGTGACTCTGAGCCGACAGTCATTCTCTCGGTGCAAGCCACCGTATTCCGATGCGGCGGCATTGCCGTCGGCCTCTGCGTCTCGCACAAGATCGCCGACGGCCGATCGCTATTCTCGTTTCTGCAAGCGTGGGCCGCGGCGGCCAGAGGTTCCTCCTCGTCCGAGAATTCCCCGTCGTTCGACGGCGCTGCTGTTTTTCCGCCGAATGCGAATGCAGTTCCGTACGAGGGCGAGAAACCGCCGGAGAACAAGCCGCCGCAGGTCCGGAAGCGGTTCGTGCTCGACGGGCCGAGAATCGCGGCGCTGAGGGAGAAGACGGCGTCTTCGGCGACGACGCGATTCCAGGCGGTGGCGGGGCTCGTCTGGCGGTCCGCATTGCGGGCGCGGCCCCGCGCGCGCGCGGCGGTGGCGACGCTGGTTTTGGACTCGCGGTCGCGGACGGAGCCGCCGACCCCGATCGGCTCCTTCGGCAACCGCTGCATAGCGATTCTCGTCGGCATTCCGAGAGATGTGGTGGAGAACGTTGCGTCCGACGTGACTAATGAAAGCGCAAACAACGTGCTGGAGGCGGAGATGGGCGCCGCGGTGGAGGGAGTGGACGCCGAGTACGTGCGGCGGCTGCAGGGCGAGGACGGGTGGCTGAGGGCGTCGGAGCTGACCTTGGAGGAGGTGCAGAAGTGCGGCGGGTTGGCGGAGGCGGGGTTCGATATGAACATCTTCAGCAGCTGGCTGCGGCTGCCGGTGTACGAGGTGGACTTCGGGTGGGGGCCGGCGGCGTGGGCCTGCACGACGCTGCTGGGGCCCAGCGCCATGGTGGTGCTGCCGCGGCCGCCCTCCGCGGGGGACCCGCAGGGGATGGAGGTCTGGGCGTCGCTGGGGGAGGACGAGATGGCGGAGCTCCAGCGGGAGCTGGACAAGCTGGTCCCCCTGAACCCGGTCCACCACGTCGGCCAGCCGTGA